A portion of the Faecalibacterium sp. I3-3-89 genome contains these proteins:
- a CDS encoding energy-coupling factor transporter transmembrane component T family protein, which yields MLRDITIGQHFPGNSLVHRFDPRLKLVLTILYIVLLFAASNPLGLALSLIFLAVMYAVAKIPFRLIVKSLKPIFPIIVFTAVLNLFFVSGEGDPVFQFGFLTVYAEGIRYAVLMAVRVMALIAGTSLLTYTTSPIVLTDAIEQLLKPLGKLHFPVHELAMMMSIALRFIPTLIEETDKIMNAQKARGAQLDNGKMTERIKALVPVLVPLFISAFRRADELAMAMECRCYRGGDGRTRLKVLRCTRQDYIDLAVCLACFAVILASRLVFPNF from the coding sequence ATGCTGAGAGATATTACCATCGGCCAGCACTTCCCGGGCAACAGCCTCGTCCACCGGTTTGACCCCCGGCTCAAGCTGGTGCTGACCATCCTGTATATCGTGCTGCTCTTTGCGGCGTCGAACCCGCTGGGCCTTGCGCTTTCGCTGATCTTCCTCGCTGTGATGTATGCGGTGGCAAAGATCCCCTTCCGGCTCATCGTCAAGAGCCTGAAGCCCATCTTCCCCATCATCGTCTTTACGGCGGTGCTGAACCTCTTTTTCGTTTCAGGCGAGGGCGACCCGGTGTTTCAGTTCGGTTTTCTGACCGTTTACGCGGAGGGCATCCGGTATGCTGTGCTGATGGCCGTCCGTGTCATGGCCCTTATCGCAGGCACCAGCCTGCTGACCTACACCACCAGCCCCATCGTCCTGACGGATGCCATCGAGCAGCTGCTGAAGCCCCTCGGGAAGCTCCACTTCCCGGTGCACGAGCTGGCGATGATGATGAGCATTGCGCTGCGGTTCATCCCCACCCTCATCGAGGAGACCGATAAGATCATGAACGCCCAGAAGGCCCGCGGCGCACAGCTGGACAACGGCAAGATGACGGAGCGCATCAAGGCGCTGGTGCCGGTGCTGGTGCCCCTGTTCATCTCGGCTTTCCGCCGCGCTGACGAGCTGGCCATGGCCATGGAGTGCCGCTGCTACCGCGGCGGCGATGGCCGCACCCGCCTCAAGGTGCTGCGCTGCACGAGACAGGATTACATCGACCTCGCGGTCTGCCTCGCCTGCTTTGCAGTGATCCTGGCGTCGAGGCTGGTGTTCCCGAACTTCTAA
- the truA gene encoding tRNA pseudouridine(38-40) synthase TruA has translation MNYLLTLAYDGTNYCGFQVQPNGRSVAAAFQDALEAVLGSRPDIKGCSRTDAGVHALGFMLNFHADTRIPAAKLPLALNQHLPPDIRVLEARVVPDDFHARYAAHTKTYLYRIHNSPIDSPFASRYYTKVPGRLDADRMQQAAQYFVGTHDFLALCASGSSAAAHGDTVRTITACEVERRGDDIDITVTADGYLYNMVRILAGTLCEAGAGRLAPEAVPGILASCDRKNAGPTLAAKGLFLKSVDYN, from the coding sequence ATGAACTATCTTCTTACTTTAGCCTACGATGGCACCAACTACTGCGGGTTTCAGGTGCAGCCCAACGGGCGGAGCGTGGCCGCTGCGTTTCAGGACGCCTTGGAGGCGGTGCTGGGCAGCCGCCCCGACATCAAGGGCTGCAGCCGCACCGACGCAGGCGTCCACGCGCTGGGCTTCATGCTCAACTTCCACGCCGACACCCGCATCCCGGCGGCAAAGCTGCCGCTGGCCCTCAATCAGCATCTTCCCCCGGACATCCGGGTGTTGGAGGCGCGGGTGGTGCCCGACGACTTCCACGCCCGCTATGCGGCCCACACAAAGACCTACCTCTACCGCATCCACAACAGTCCGATCGACTCGCCCTTCGCCTCCCGCTATTACACCAAGGTGCCGGGGCGGCTGGACGCCGACCGGATGCAGCAGGCGGCACAGTATTTTGTGGGGACGCACGATTTCCTTGCCCTCTGCGCCTCGGGCAGCTCGGCAGCCGCCCACGGCGACACCGTGCGCACCATCACGGCCTGTGAGGTCGAGCGCCGGGGCGACGACATCGACATCACGGTGACGGCAGATGGCTACCTCTACAACATGGTGCGCATCCTCGCGGGCACCCTCTGCGAGGCGGGCGCAGGCCGTCTTGCGCCCGAGGCGGTGCCGGGCATCCTCGCCAGCTGCGACCGGAAAAACGCCGGCCCGACGCTGGCGGCAAAGGGGCTTTTCCTCAAGAGCGTGGACTACAATTAA
- a CDS encoding DUF5711 family protein: protein MRKKHRGFRPASDEPLSEGRVEYLEQARARVRNRRIRRTALIVAALTLVVLFATGFVGSSVAMAKDWADTARILLFPGTGWPQQTGVMEVEQLAALNGSFVELGEEGCVVWSRTGTRLNAIQSGYARPALAAGKNRFVLYNRSGNELRVESRTQNLYTKTMENSITLCAMADNGTLAVVTEDPGSAARLRIYSSSMEEQLSWSLTTTDGTPLRMAFSPDGRRLAVAAVTVSGGQMVTNFYIVTLAQGDPVLVGSGSGAAQWLSWPSAQSVLALCDSRAVLYNASGGEKAAYDFTGQTLRDISVDASGNAALLLASGQLCQAVMLDRELNVEGTAQVQAANRIVRAGQSFYLLTDSGVECLSTDGASQWQQSLSSRPQGLLADRKQLLVFCGNTVQVLTPPEAETSASGNP from the coding sequence ATGAGAAAGAAGCATCGAGGCTTCCGGCCCGCGTCGGACGAGCCGCTTTCGGAGGGCCGGGTCGAGTACCTCGAGCAGGCCCGCGCCCGGGTGCGGAACCGGCGCATCCGGCGCACCGCGCTCATCGTCGCGGCGCTGACGCTGGTGGTGCTGTTCGCCACTGGCTTTGTGGGCAGCTCGGTGGCAATGGCCAAGGACTGGGCCGACACTGCCCGCATCCTGCTCTTTCCGGGGACGGGCTGGCCCCAGCAGACCGGCGTCATGGAGGTAGAGCAGCTTGCCGCCCTGAACGGAAGCTTTGTGGAGCTGGGCGAAGAGGGGTGCGTGGTCTGGTCCCGCACCGGCACCCGCCTCAACGCCATCCAGAGCGGCTACGCCCGGCCAGCGTTGGCGGCGGGCAAGAACCGCTTCGTGCTCTACAACCGCTCGGGCAATGAGCTGCGGGTGGAGAGCCGCACCCAGAACCTCTACACCAAGACGATGGAGAACAGCATCACCCTCTGCGCGATGGCCGACAACGGCACGCTGGCCGTCGTCACCGAAGACCCCGGCAGCGCCGCCAGACTGCGAATCTACTCCTCCTCGATGGAGGAGCAGCTGAGCTGGAGCCTCACCACCACCGACGGCACGCCGCTGCGGATGGCCTTTTCGCCGGATGGGCGGCGGCTGGCGGTGGCGGCGGTGACGGTCAGCGGCGGGCAGATGGTGACGAATTTCTACATCGTCACGCTGGCGCAGGGCGACCCTGTCCTTGTGGGCAGCGGCAGCGGTGCGGCCCAGTGGCTGAGCTGGCCCAGCGCCCAGAGTGTACTGGCCCTCTGCGACAGCCGCGCCGTCCTCTACAACGCATCGGGCGGCGAAAAAGCTGCCTACGACTTCACCGGCCAGACCCTCCGGGACATCTCGGTGGATGCCTCGGGCAATGCCGCCCTGCTGCTGGCCTCCGGCCAGCTCTGTCAGGCGGTGATGCTGGACCGTGAGCTGAACGTGGAGGGCACAGCGCAGGTGCAGGCGGCCAACCGCATCGTCCGGGCCGGGCAGAGCTTCTATCTGCTCACCGACAGCGGCGTGGAGTGTCTCTCCACCGACGGTGCCTCCCAGTGGCAGCAGAGCCTTTCCTCCCGGCCGCAGGGCCTGCTGGCCGACCGGAAGCAGCTGCTGGTCTTCTGCGGCAACACCGTGCAGGTGCTGACTCCTCCCGAGGCGGAGACCAGTGCCTCGGGCAATCCATGA